One Terriglobia bacterium genomic region harbors:
- a CDS encoding DUF3501 family protein → MESLKPRDVLSKEDYERLRPETRRRIMVQKDRRRIAVGDHCTLHFECRDTMLYQVHEMLRAENSWHRPGALQDEIEAYSPIVPAEGELSATLMFEYETPEERATMLPALVGIDRHVFLEIGTAAPLLARFDRGQIDEDKVSSVQYVKWVLDDTRRRLLKEDGVVVRIRIDHSLYAAQAVLSEESRRAIASDPD, encoded by the coding sequence ATGGAAAGCCTGAAGCCGAGGGACGTCCTGTCGAAGGAGGATTACGAGCGCCTCCGGCCGGAGACGCGCCGGCGGATCATGGTCCAGAAGGACAGGCGCCGTATCGCGGTGGGCGACCACTGCACGCTCCACTTCGAGTGCCGGGACACGATGCTGTATCAGGTCCACGAGATGCTTCGGGCCGAGAACAGCTGGCACCGGCCCGGCGCGCTCCAGGACGAGATCGAGGCGTATTCCCCGATCGTCCCCGCGGAGGGGGAGCTGTCGGCGACGCTGATGTTCGAGTACGAGACCCCGGAGGAGCGGGCCACGATGCTTCCCGCGCTCGTCGGGATCGACCGCCACGTGTTCCTGGAGATCGGCACCGCGGCGCCGTTGCTCGCACGGTTCGACCGGGGACAGATCGACGAGGACAAGGTGTCGTCGGTCCAGTACGTGAAGTGGGTGCTCGACGATACGCGACGCCGGCTCCTCAAGGAGGACGGCGTCGTGGTGCGGATCCGGATCGACCACTCGCTCTACGCCGCGCAGGCCGTCCTGTCGGAGGAGAGCCGGCGGGCGATCGCGAGCGACCCGGATTGA
- a CDS encoding transcriptional repressor, with translation MGSRSGTEGTGPKARLRRAGLRVTAPRLAVLGLLEAERRHPTAEQVHAALLPFHPSLSVSTVYETLEAFVRTGLCRRVGSGDGLLRVDGMEREHDHAVCRGCGRIFDVERGRLALPPPPALLPPGLRVGGVRLEYDVICPSCLPGEVRPGGSDRGSRARPAESRRPRPTSLGKEANRWRSSRTPRRRRT, from the coding sequence ATGGGATCGCGGAGCGGGACCGAGGGAACGGGCCCCAAGGCGCGGCTGCGTCGCGCCGGGCTCCGCGTCACCGCGCCCCGGCTCGCGGTCCTCGGGCTCCTCGAGGCCGAGCGGAGGCACCCGACGGCCGAGCAGGTCCACGCGGCGCTCCTTCCTTTCCACCCGTCGCTCTCCGTGTCGACGGTCTACGAAACCCTGGAAGCGTTCGTCCGAACCGGTCTCTGCCGCAGGGTCGGGAGCGGCGACGGTCTGCTCCGCGTGGACGGAATGGAAAGGGAGCACGACCACGCCGTCTGCCGCGGCTGCGGCCGGATCTTCGACGTGGAACGCGGCCGGCTCGCTCTTCCGCCGCCGCCGGCGCTCTTGCCGCCGGGGCTGCGCGTCGGCGGAGTGCGGCTCGAGTACGACGTGATCTGTCCGTCCTGCCTCCCGGGCGAGGTGCGCCCCGGAGGCTCCGATAGAGGCTCGAGGGCGCGGCCCGCGGAATCGCGCCGCCCGCGTCCGACATCCTTAGGGAAGGAGGCGAATCGATGGCGCAGCTCAAGGACACCAAGACGCAGGAGAACCTGA
- a CDS encoding rubrerythrin family protein — translation MAQLKDTKTQENLKYAFAGESQANRRYLYFAKQADIEGFPEVAGLFRDTAEGETGHAHGHLDYLRKVGDPATGMPFGEVPEMLKSAVAGETHEYTDMYPGMAKTARQEGFSEIADWFETLAKAERSHAGKFQKALDTI, via the coding sequence ATGGCGCAGCTCAAGGACACCAAGACGCAGGAGAACCTGAAGTACGCGTTCGCCGGCGAGTCGCAGGCGAACCGGCGGTACCTCTACTTCGCGAAGCAAGCCGACATCGAGGGCTTTCCCGAGGTCGCGGGCCTCTTCCGCGACACGGCGGAAGGGGAGACCGGCCACGCCCACGGCCACCTGGACTATCTGCGAAAGGTCGGCGACCCCGCGACGGGCATGCCGTTCGGAGAGGTTCCCGAGATGTTGAAGTCCGCGGTCGCCGGCGAGACGCACGAGTACACCGACATGTACCCGGGCATGGCAAAGACCGCGCGCCAGGAGGGGTTCTCGGAGATCGCCGACTGGTTCGAGACGCTGGCGAAAGCCGAGAGGTCGCACGCGGGGAAGTTCCAGAAAGCGCTGGACACGATCTGA